A part of Corvus cornix cornix isolate S_Up_H32 chromosome Z, ASM73873v5, whole genome shotgun sequence genomic DNA contains:
- the LOC104695723 gene encoding urea transporter 2-like, with product MDLGEIVVTEHHSERELYEKEVPRAQDLPWRGGNWIHHGFGYLTGEMKEYGEWMKNKPLMVQLVDWILRGTSQVMFVNNPFSGLIILVGLFVQNPWWMLTGCTGTTVSTLTALALSQDRSSIAAGLHGYNGILVGLLMAVYSDKGDYYWWLLSPVAVISMACPVLSSALGSIFSKWDLPVLTLPFNIVVTLYLAATGHYNPFFPTTLIKPVAAVPNITWSAINVPLLLQSIPVGVGQVYGCGNPWTGGIFLVALLISSPLICLHAAIGSAVGMFAALSIASPFDSIYLGLHNYNCALACIAVGGMFYALTWQTHLLSLACALFCAYSGAALANALSVLGLPVCTWPFCLSALLFLLISSENPAIYRMPLCKVTHPEANRIYYLKMKRRASESRREEQKRKEQKPSDSSKISTGGTPLCTPKSRHAH from the exons ATGGACCTCGGTGAGATCGTTGTGACTGAACATCACAGTGAGAGGGAGCTCTACGAGAAGGAGGTGCCAAGAGCCCAGGACCTGCCGTGGAGAGGTGGAAACTGGATCCACCATGGCTTTGGGTATCTCACAGGAGAAATGAAGGAATATGGAGAGTGGATGAAAA ACAAGCCCTTAATGGTTCAGCTGGTGGACTGGATCTTGCGAGGGACCTCTCAGGTGATGTTTGTCAACAACCCTTTCAGCGGGCTGATCATTTTAGTGGGACTTTTCGTCCAGAACCCCTGGTGGATGCTCACAGGCTGCACTGGTACCACTGTGTCCACCTTAACTGCGCTGGCCCTCAGTCAGGACAG GTCATCCATCGCAGCCGGGCTGCACGGCTACAACGGGATCCTGGTGGGGCTGCTCATGGCCGTCTACTCTGACAAAGGGGATTACTACTGGTGGCTTCTCTCCCCCGTGGCAGTGATATCAATGGCCTG CCCAGTCCTGTCCAGTGCTCTGGGATCCATCTTCAGCAAATGGGACCTTCCTGTTCTCACTCTGCCCTTCAACATTGTGGTGACCCTGTACCTGGCAGCCACAGGACACTACAACCCCTTCTTCCCCACAACCCTCATCAAGCCTGTAGCTGCAGTGCCCAATATCACCTGGTCTGCCATCAACGTGCCACTG CTTTTACAATCCATCCCAGTTGGTGTTGGTCAAGTGTATGGTTGTGGAAACCCCTGGACTGGAGGCATTTTCCTTGTGGCTCTGCTCATCTCCTCCCCACTGATTTGTTTACATGCTGCAATTGGATCAGCTGTGGGGATGTTTGCAG CCCTGAGCATTGCATCCCCGTTTGACAGCATCTACCTTGGCTTACACAACTACAACTGCGCCCTGGCCTGCATCGCCGTCGGGGGCATGTTCTACGCCCTGACCTGGCAGACCCATTTACTGTCACTTGCCTGTG CTTTATTTTGTGCCTACTCCGGAGCAGCTCTTGCTAATGCCCTTTCTGTG ctcgGGCTGCCAGTCTGCACCTGGCCTTTCTGCCTCTCTGCGCTCCTCTTCCTGCTGATCAGCTCAGAAAACCCGGCCATCTACAGAATGCCCCTCTGCAAAGTCACCCACCCAGAAGCCAACCGGATCTACTACCTGAAGATGAAGAGAAGGGCCTcggagagcaggagggaagagcagaagcGAAAGGAGCAGAAACCTTCTGACAGCTCAAAAATAAGCACTGGGGGCACCCCCCTGTGCACCCCCAAGAGCCGCCACGCTCACTGA
- the LOC104695705 gene encoding urea transporter 2-like isoform X1, whose amino-acid sequence MTSPCSDHGKHWAWSKGCSQRHLPSEHRRRNIHQLCQQRTDEVQKISMENCVDVKIETKGERMPVKQNPLSKGGKSFCRAVGYLTGDMKDFGTWLKDKPLMIQLLDWVLRGISQVMFVNNPLSGLVILAGLLLQNPWWTLTGCVGTVVSTLTALILGQDRSAIAAGLYGYNGVLVGLLMAVFSADGDYNWWLLLPVTLVSMTCPIFTSALSAVFSKWDLPVLTLPFNLALTLYLAASGPHNLFFPTTVIHPATAAPNITWADAEITLLLQSIPVGVGQVYGCDNPWAGGMFLIGLFVSSPLICVHAVIGSAVGMMAGLSLATPFSQIYSGLWGYNSSLSCAAIGGMFLALTWQTHLLAMACALFSAYLGAAVTHMLSVFGVPSGTWPFCLSALTFLLMTTNHSAIQKLPLSKVTYPEANRAYYLMMKKHERSCCEA is encoded by the exons ATGACCAGCCCCTGTTCTGACCACGGCAAGCACTGGGCTTGGTCCAAGGGATGTTCTCAGAGACACCTTCCCTCAGagcacagaagaagaaacattCACCAGCTTTGCCAGCAGAGAACTGATGAG GTTCAGAAGATCAGCATGGAAAACTGTGTTGATGTCAAGATAGAAACCAAGGGGGAAAGAATGCCAGTGAAGCAGAATCCACTGAGCAAAGGTGGGAAGagtttctgcagagctgtgggttACCTCACTGGAGACATGAAGGATTTTGGAACCTGGCTAAAAG ACAAACCTCTCATGATCCAGCTCCTTGACTGGGTGCTGCGTGGGATATCCCAGGTGATGTTTGTCAACAATCCCCTCAGTGGGCTGGTCATCCTTGCTggcctcctgctgcagaaccCATGGTGGACACTCACAGGATGTGTGGGAACAGTTGTCTCAACTTTAACAGCACTTATTCTCGGTCAGGACAG ATCAGCCATAGCAGCCGGCCTGTATGGGTACAACGGGGTCCTGGTGGGATTGCTGATGGCCGTCTTCTCTGCTGACGGTGACTACAACTGGTGGCTCCTCCTGCCAGTGACACTGGTGTCCATGACCTG CCCTATTTTCACCAGCGCTTTAAGTGCAGTTTTCTCTAAGTGGGACCTGCCTGTTCTCACCTTGCCTTTCAACTTGGCCTTGACCCTCTATCTGGCTGCTTCAGGACCACACAACCTCTTCTTCCCTACAACTGTCATTCATCCTGCCACGGCAGCACCGAATATCACCTGGGCAGATGCTGAAATCACATTG CTCCTGCAATCGATTCCAGTCGGCGTGGGTCAGGTTTATGGTTGTGACAacccctgggctgggggaatGTTCCTGATTGGTTTATTTGTCTCCTCTCCACTCATTTGTGTCCATGCAGTGATCGGCTCAGCAGTGGGGATGATGGCAG GGCTGAGCTTAGCAACACCGTTTAGCCAAATCTACTCGGGGCTGTGGGGCTACAACAGTTCCCTGTCCTGCGCTGCCATCGGGGGCATGTTCTTGGCCCTTACCTGGCAGACACACCTCCTGGCCATGGCCTGTG CTCTCTTCAGTGCCtacctgggagcagcagtgaccCACATGTTGTCTGTG tttggGGTGCCATCAGGAACCTGGCCCTTTTGCTTGTCTGCGCTGACCTTCCTGCTAATGACCACAAACCACTCTGCAATCCAAAAGCTGCCACTCTCCAAAGTCACCTACCCAGAAGCCAACCGAGCTTATTATCTGATGATGAAGAAACATGAGAGGTCTTGCTGTGAGGCATAG
- the LOC104695705 gene encoding urea transporter 2-like isoform X2 encodes MLAYISWWDIFFFSTSVLASKPTATPELIREVQKISMENCVDVKIETKGERMPVKQNPLSKGGKSFCRAVGYLTGDMKDFGTWLKDKPLMIQLLDWVLRGISQVMFVNNPLSGLVILAGLLLQNPWWTLTGCVGTVVSTLTALILGQDRSAIAAGLYGYNGVLVGLLMAVFSADGDYNWWLLLPVTLVSMTCPIFTSALSAVFSKWDLPVLTLPFNLALTLYLAASGPHNLFFPTTVIHPATAAPNITWADAEITLLLQSIPVGVGQVYGCDNPWAGGMFLIGLFVSSPLICVHAVIGSAVGMMAGLSLATPFSQIYSGLWGYNSSLSCAAIGGMFLALTWQTHLLAMACALFSAYLGAAVTHMLSVFGVPSGTWPFCLSALTFLLMTTNHSAIQKLPLSKVTYPEANRAYYLMMKKHERSCCEA; translated from the exons ATGCTAGCCTATATAAGCTGGTgggacattttctttttctctacttcTGTCCTAGCCAGCAAACCTACAGCTACTCCTGAGCTCATCAGAGAG GTTCAGAAGATCAGCATGGAAAACTGTGTTGATGTCAAGATAGAAACCAAGGGGGAAAGAATGCCAGTGAAGCAGAATCCACTGAGCAAAGGTGGGAAGagtttctgcagagctgtgggttACCTCACTGGAGACATGAAGGATTTTGGAACCTGGCTAAAAG ACAAACCTCTCATGATCCAGCTCCTTGACTGGGTGCTGCGTGGGATATCCCAGGTGATGTTTGTCAACAATCCCCTCAGTGGGCTGGTCATCCTTGCTggcctcctgctgcagaaccCATGGTGGACACTCACAGGATGTGTGGGAACAGTTGTCTCAACTTTAACAGCACTTATTCTCGGTCAGGACAG ATCAGCCATAGCAGCCGGCCTGTATGGGTACAACGGGGTCCTGGTGGGATTGCTGATGGCCGTCTTCTCTGCTGACGGTGACTACAACTGGTGGCTCCTCCTGCCAGTGACACTGGTGTCCATGACCTG CCCTATTTTCACCAGCGCTTTAAGTGCAGTTTTCTCTAAGTGGGACCTGCCTGTTCTCACCTTGCCTTTCAACTTGGCCTTGACCCTCTATCTGGCTGCTTCAGGACCACACAACCTCTTCTTCCCTACAACTGTCATTCATCCTGCCACGGCAGCACCGAATATCACCTGGGCAGATGCTGAAATCACATTG CTCCTGCAATCGATTCCAGTCGGCGTGGGTCAGGTTTATGGTTGTGACAacccctgggctgggggaatGTTCCTGATTGGTTTATTTGTCTCCTCTCCACTCATTTGTGTCCATGCAGTGATCGGCTCAGCAGTGGGGATGATGGCAG GGCTGAGCTTAGCAACACCGTTTAGCCAAATCTACTCGGGGCTGTGGGGCTACAACAGTTCCCTGTCCTGCGCTGCCATCGGGGGCATGTTCTTGGCCCTTACCTGGCAGACACACCTCCTGGCCATGGCCTGTG CTCTCTTCAGTGCCtacctgggagcagcagtgaccCACATGTTGTCTGTG tttggGGTGCCATCAGGAACCTGGCCCTTTTGCTTGTCTGCGCTGACCTTCCTGCTAATGACCACAAACCACTCTGCAATCCAAAAGCTGCCACTCTCCAAAGTCACCTACCCAGAAGCCAACCGAGCTTATTATCTGATGATGAAGAAACATGAGAGGTCTTGCTGTGAGGCATAG